AGAGTCTGGAGTGCGCGGCGCTGCTGCTGGACCTGCACCGCCAGGGCCGCGCGACCCTGCTGATGGGCAACCACGAGCGCATGGCGCAAGAAGGCCTGCAATGGTTCCGCCAGTACCTCGCCTCACGCGACCCCGCCGACTACCGCCGGGCGCTGGAAGGCTTCGGCTGGTGGATGGGCAACGGCGGCGAGAGCGTGCGCCGCGAGGCGGGCGGCCTGACCCTGGAGCAGTTCCCCCAGGTGCTGGCCGAGTACCTCGACGCGCTGGGCCGGGTGGTGTACGTGACGGCGGACGGCGAACTGCACCGGACGCCGCCCGAGGAAGCGAGCGTGCTGGTCGCGCACGCCAGTCCCCCGGTGCCGCACCGGCAGTACCCCAGCCCCGAGTCGGCGGCGCTGTGGCTGCGGCCCTTCGATGGACCGTTCCCACTGCCCGAGGGCGTGACGTACAGCGTGCACGGACACACGCCCGTCCGCGTCCCGGTGCGGCTGGGCCGCCACGTGTACCTCGACCTGGGGGCCTACGAAACCGGGCAACTGGCCCTGCTGGCCGTGAACGTCACGGGGCGGCCCGAGGTCACGGTGCTGGAGGGGCGCGGCGATCCGGGCGCGGCGCGCCGCTATCCCCTGTTCGGAGAACCGCTGCCCACCCAGACCGTCACCCTGACGGGGAGGCGCCAGGGATGAGCCAGCGCAGCCGGGCGGCCCGGCGCCTCAAGACCCTGTGGGACGACCTGCGCGCGGGCGACCCCCAGGCCGTCCACGCGGCCCGCAAGCTCACCCGGCGGGCCCAGGCGGAACTGCGGGTGGCGGACGCGGGCAGGAAAACCGAGCGGGCCTGGCGCGACCTGCGCCGCGCCGCCGCCCCCCTGCGCGATCACGACGTGGCGGGCGGGCACCTGCGGGACGCGCTGGCCGAACTGGGCGTCCCCGAAGAC
The window above is part of the Deinococcus metallilatus genome. Proteins encoded here:
- a CDS encoding metallophosphoesterase; translation: MIRPVVIIPDLHGRADLLAEAAAYVEAVHGPDAHLLSLGDVIDRGPQSLECAALLLDLHRQGRATLLMGNHERMAQEGLQWFRQYLASRDPADYRRALEGFGWWMGNGGESVRREAGGLTLEQFPQVLAEYLDALGRVVYVTADGELHRTPPEEASVLVAHASPPVPHRQYPSPESAALWLRPFDGPFPLPEGVTYSVHGHTPVRVPVRLGRHVYLDLGAYETGQLALLAVNVTGRPEVTVLEGRGDPGAARRYPLFGEPLPTQTVTLTGRRQG